From a single Deltaproteobacteria bacterium genomic region:
- the der gene encoding ribosome biogenesis GTPase Der, producing the protein MKPLVAIVGRPNVGKSTLFNRLSEQRKAIVVDMPGATRDRNYADSSWKDRSFTIIDTGGFEPVSKERMLIQMREQTSLAIEEADAIIFLLDGREGLTHSDIETADILRRVKKPVLYAVNKIDGPRQEELLFDFYRLGVERLFAVSAQHGGLGVADLLDALVEILPETPEYPEEEVRIRVAVLGRPNVGKSSLVNRILGFERTIVNPVPGTTRDAIDTPFSLGGKNYLLIDTAGIRKKSKISLQLEKYSVVEAIKTLNRTDIGLILIDAQQGVTEQDVKIAGLAYERGVATIIVLNKWDLLEKDNSTIGTQVSRVKEKLKYLDFAPVVSVSALTGQRVVKIFNFIDDVYDQYTRRIATAKLNDGFREITEKLPPPRYRGRPNKISYVTQTAIKPPTFVLFVREPKAVHFSYERYLVNRIREMFSFDLTPIRLIFRKKGD; encoded by the coding sequence ATGAAACCGCTCGTCGCGATAGTCGGCAGACCGAATGTTGGAAAATCGACACTTTTCAACCGGCTGTCGGAACAGAGAAAAGCCATCGTCGTCGATATGCCCGGAGCGACCCGTGACCGGAACTATGCCGATTCATCATGGAAGGACCGGTCTTTCACCATCATCGATACCGGTGGTTTCGAACCCGTTTCGAAGGAACGGATGCTGATCCAGATGCGTGAGCAGACCAGCCTCGCCATTGAGGAAGCCGATGCCATCATTTTTCTCCTTGACGGGAGAGAAGGTCTCACTCACTCTGATATTGAAACCGCGGACATCCTGAGACGGGTCAAGAAGCCGGTGTTATACGCTGTGAACAAGATAGACGGCCCACGGCAGGAGGAACTGCTCTTTGATTTCTATCGACTTGGCGTGGAACGGCTTTTTGCCGTTTCAGCGCAACACGGCGGACTTGGCGTTGCCGATCTCCTTGACGCCCTTGTCGAGATCCTTCCGGAAACACCGGAATACCCCGAAGAAGAGGTCAGGATCAGGGTCGCCGTCCTGGGGCGGCCGAACGTAGGCAAGTCATCGCTGGTCAACAGGATCCTCGGATTCGAACGAACCATCGTCAATCCCGTACCGGGAACGACTCGCGACGCGATCGACACGCCATTCTCACTGGGGGGGAAGAACTATCTCCTCATCGACACGGCTGGCATCAGAAAGAAAAGCAAGATAAGTCTTCAGCTCGAAAAATACAGCGTTGTGGAAGCCATTAAAACACTGAACCGGACCGACATCGGCCTGATCCTTATAGACGCGCAACAGGGCGTCACCGAGCAGGACGTGAAAATCGCCGGCCTCGCTTACGAACGGGGGGTCGCTACCATTATCGTGCTCAACAAGTGGGACCTGCTCGAGAAGGACAACAGCACCATCGGCACGCAGGTGTCCAGGGTGAAGGAAAAACTGAAATATCTCGATTTCGCTCCAGTTGTTTCGGTATCAGCCCTGACAGGGCAGCGTGTCGTAAAGATATTCAATTTCATAGACGATGTATACGACCAGTATACCCGGAGAATCGCCACAGCGAAACTGAACGACGGATTTCGTGAAATAACGGAGAAACTGCCGCCTCCGCGGTACCGCGGCCGACCGAACAAGATCAGCTACGTTACCCAGACGGCAATAAAACCCCCGACGTTCGTGCTTTTTGTCAGGGAACCGAAGGCCGTTCATTTTTCCTATGAGCGCTATCTGGTGAACCGGATCCGTGAAATGTTCTCCTTCGACCTCACTCCCATACGGCTCATTTTCAGAAAGAAAGGGGATTAA